From the Dioscorea cayenensis subsp. rotundata cultivar TDr96_F1 unplaced genomic scaffold, TDr96_F1_v2_PseudoChromosome.rev07_lg8_w22 25.fasta BLBR01000861.1, whole genome shotgun sequence genome, the window agttaattaagtaaaaGATTTTAACagataaatttttagtttttttaaataagtttattatttgattcctcttttatttttaatgttgttaGCGAGAGGATGTGGAGTTTTATCCTTTAACATATTAAAAGATTTCGCTaactaaaagaaaaaccatTAGTTATAAGTTACAAAGTTTTGTAGTAAAAGGCCTTaagggaaaaagagaaaagtggaagtgaaaacacaagaaaatgaTTTGGCGTTTTTTACTTACAAATTCGAAACATTTTCCAGGATTCTTAatataatatgtttattttaattaaataaaaaaataattaaaacacacacatctatatataattatatacatatatagcgTGCGTGTAAATGGGCATGGGTACTATAATACTCATATATTTAGTATCTATACTAATATCCATACCTATATCCATACATATACAATTTTACTGCTATTTACTCATATCCAAACCCATCAAGCGGGTATTTACCCTATCTCTCATGGATATTTTTTATGGGTACTTATTAGGCATGGGCCCGATTGTCATCCTGGCATTTGACAAAGGAATGACTTATCATCATTCTAATGTGAGGTAGTGATTTagagaaaatattattaataaattaattaccatATAATAATTGGAAATTTACCTTTTCTTTTAccttaaaacttaaaaattggactaatataaaataaaaaataaaaacattatttagtTTTTCATAGCAACCTAGACGGAAGGAGAAAAtcagcaaatatatatatatatattcaaatatcagttgtcataacataattaatttaatattgtttttatataaatatggcAATCCACATATATGAACTTTGGACCTTTGTTTTTGGAGGAATATAAAAAGTCACAGGATGTTCGGGACGAGTGTGTTAGACGTTTAACTGTCTTGAGTTTAAGTCTTGATGGATCCAGTGGTGATAATAGATTTCTGGTGTCGGTTTGAGCTTGCAACTCACACTCCTCATCGCTAGGTGATAGCACAGGGGTGGACATTCAATTCTCAATCTATACACACGTCTCTTTGACTAATAGCGGTTATcgtatttgtaaaataaataaatttataaataaatcgcCTAATAACGGTTATcgtatttgtaaaataaataaataaattgccaCACACTGCCATTTTCTTAGTGGAtacttaataaatttaaatttcaaatatataatttaaatttttctttccaAAGGTTTTGAagttcaaaaattcaaaatgtttaatttgcaTCAAACATTGAAAATCAAGATTTTCTTCTTATAGAACAACCCAAAtacaaaaacacatatatataaaataacaaaatagataatacaaaacataacaacCCTGCCAACAACACACACACTAACAGGGTCAAATCCCAatctacaacaacaacaaaaaccctATGAATAAAGAAACACAAAGGATGATTGGTGTGAATTGATTGATGATCAAGGAATGGATTGAAAGATGTCAGTCTTCTTGGCTTGCTCAAGCATTTGGACCACTTCTCTCATGGTAGGTCTTTTCCACACTGTGCTCCTGCACACAAAGCATCCCCACAAAGAACACTTGCATGGCCTCCTCCATTGGGACATTCACTAGTCTTGGGTCCATTATTCTCACCACTCCTTCCTTGCTCCAATTTGTGCTCATCCTTGCCCATTGCACTATGTCCACTCCTTCCTCTCCAAAGTCTCCCACTGGTTTCTTCCCTGTTATCAACTCCAACAACACCACTCCGAAACTATATACATCGCTCTTCTCATCCACTTTAATGTGTACGCGTACTCTGTTCatatcaattaaacaaataattaatttttaatagatgcaaatcaaacatattatataaaataaaataagaaatcaaacTTATATATTTAGATCTAATTAATATAGGATCAGAGTTATTATTGTACTCTATTATAAACAACAATTAACTTATTAtcataatattgataaaataaaagtgTGCTGAAGCAGTAAACTTAATTATGGactcaaatataataaataactaaaagaaAGAACTTTCAAGTTGAATCAAACCCATCTTTGGAAGATGGAACAATAAAAAGACAGAAATAGACATGATCTCAGTTGTTCTTGTAAGGGTAAAATGGGAATTGAGAACAGTGGGAGTTCCCAAAGATGGGTGAGCATGGAATATATGTCTCAAACTTTATAAGCATGGATATGGTTTTGGTCTTGGGCATGGAGAAAGGGAAAAATAAAGCATGGATCCCAATCAGGATTCCTAAGAGACAGTGTGTTGGAATCTGGGAATAGGGGGTTTCCAATGTTGAACTGATTACTAGTCTTTTAAAGAATGAACTAAAGTTAAAGGGAGAGATTTAAAAGATCACATTAGATATAAAGCTAttcccttctttttttgttttctaattctATTGactatttttatgaaaaaaaccctcaacttttttttctccttttcttttgtttttatacaACTGACTTTTATAAGGATTCAAATGCTTAGTTTTAATATCAGAAGCACAAAGAGGTAATTGGAATGAACATGAAAACCATGCAAAGAAGGTTctgaattcaaatgaaaaacatagaaaatatgcaggaaaaaaaaaataagtaaatcactTCAGCAGATCAATATCAGAATTAAAGAATTGAACTAAAGAATTCTGTGATttgcagaagaaaaaaaacaaagaaaggaagaaacTGAGAATGATACTGACCTGGAGCAATGTATCCATATGAACCAGCAATAGCAGACATGCATTCAGAAGTGCCGGTATCTCTCAAGAACTTAGCCAATCCAAAGTCTGCAACATGAGCCTCATACTCAGCATCAAGCAAAATGTTATTAGATTTCACATCTCTGTGAAGAATCAAAGGACTGCAATCATGGTGCAAATAACACAATCCTCTTGCAGCTTCAATGGCAATCTTCAATCTTGTTCCCCAATTGAGATATGCACCTCTCTTGCCATGCAACACTTCTCCTAAACTCCCATTTGGCATGTACTCATAAACCAAAAGTTTAGTGTCTTTGTTTGAGCAAAATGCAAGCAATCTGACAATGTTTCTGTGCCTGATCTTTCCCAGTGTTTGAATTTCAGCAGAGAAGCCATTGTCATGAGATGAACCTTTGGTTATTCCTAGCAACCTCTTCACTGCCACTTGCTCACCGTTCGGCATTGTGCCTCGATAAACAATTCCGGCTCCTCCTCTGCCTATAATTGAGTTCTCTTTCAGGCATTCGACAATGTCATCACTCGCGAAATCAAGTTTTTGGAATGCAGTCAGTTTCCATGACTCTGAGTTTCTCTTCATCATTGATCTTGTCTTGATCACAACTGTCGTAGCGAAAACCAGTGAGCATGTAAGCAATCCGAGAGCGAAAAGAAGCTTGAATTTTCCAGGGAGTTGAGACTTCACTCCATGTTTTTGTTCTGGTATGAATGTAGAAGCTGCTGAGAGGTTGCACGGATTCGAAAGTGAACCACAGAGCTGAGGATTAGCGACAAAAGACGATGCATTGAAGTAAGCAAACTGCCCGGTCTCTGGTATCCTCCCCGAGAATTCATTGTGTGAGAAATCAACAGAAGTGAGACTCTTCATGCTTCCAATCTCTCTTGGAATGCTCTCATTCAAGTGATTCCAAGACACATTGAGGTAATTCAGGATCCTGATTTGAGACAGCTGAGTTGGTAGTGGACCATTGAGCTGATTCTGGCTCAAATCCAAATAAGTGAGCAATGAACAATCTCCAATCTCTTGAGGAACTCTCCCAGTGAAGTTGTTCCTACTCAAATCAATCTTCAAGGCCTGTTTCAATTGGCCTAATTGAGAAGGAATCTCTCCCTGTGAATTGGTTGCCATTGAGTGAAAGAATCTGCAACGCCGAGAAGTTTCCTATAGAGGCCGGAAGCTGACCGAACAATCGGTTATTAGACAGATTCATCTGGCCTAGCTTCACAGGTTTTTTCATCGGTTCATCGGTGATCTTTCCAGTGAGATAATTGTTCTGCAAC encodes:
- the LOC120255133 gene encoding LOW QUALITY PROTEIN: leucine-rich repeat receptor-like serine/threonine-protein kinase BAM3 (The sequence of the model RefSeq protein was modified relative to this genomic sequence to represent the inferred CDS: inserted 1 base in 1 codon; deleted 8 bases in 8 codons), yielding MTTHPPSHTHTTFSFFSSSITFTSTSSSILQSHQWLSLIIPSFYRSFSSLFLNTCPTTALHSSLKQKQASILVLFKQYLHTPNSILKTWNIANAPSLCSWTGVRCDESTKTTVVSLDISNLNITGIISPAISELNSLTYLSVAGNLLSGEFPSSIANLQSLRHLNISNNQFNGTLSWNFSSMLNLEVLDTYNNNLYGTLPMNLTQLQKLRHLDLGGNYFSGEIPSSYGQFRSVSYLSLAGNDLGGYIPLEIGNLTTLKQLYLGYYNKFEGGIPVELKNLFNLIHLDLSSCGLRGKIPPEFGDLLKLDTLFLQFNQLTGVIPPQLGNLSSLRFLDLSNNVLTGEIPREFSKLENLTLLHLFINRFHGEIPKFIADLPNLAVLMLWQNNFTGIIPPELGSNGLLKELDLSTNKLTGVIPKALCYGRKLEKLILLNNFLFGPLPDDLGQCTTLWRVRMGQNYLTGSIPPGFLYLPELLLMELQNNYLTGKITDEPMKKPVKLGQMNLSNNRLFGQLPASIGNFSALQILSLNGNQFTGRIPSQLGQLKQALKIDLSRNNFTGRVPQEIGDCSLLTYLDLSQNQLNGPLPTQLSQIRILNYLNVSWNHLNESIPREIGSMKSLTSVDFSHNEFSGRIPETGQFAYFNASSFVANPQLCGSLSNPCNLSAASTFIPEQKHGVKSQLPGKFKLLFALGLLTCSLVFATTVVIKTRSMMKRNSESWKLTAFQKLDFASDDIVECLKENSIIGRGGAGIVYRGTMPNGEQVAVKRLLGITKGSSHDNGFSAEIQTLGKIRHRNIVRLLAFCSNKDTKLLVYEYMPNGSLGEVLHGKRGAYLNWGTRLKIAIEAARGLCYLHHDCSPLILHRDVKSNNILLDAEYEAHVADFGLAKFLRDTGTSECMSAIAGSYGYIAPEYAYTXKVDEKSDVYSFGVVLLELITGKKPVGDFGEEGVDIVQWARMSTNWSKEGVVRIMDPRLVNVPMEEAMQVFFVGMLCVQEHSVERPTMREVVQMLEQAKKTDIFQSIP